Genomic segment of Pithys albifrons albifrons isolate INPA30051 chromosome 28, PitAlb_v1, whole genome shotgun sequence:
CCCCTcaccttcctctcctctgagcAACCTGTCCCTTTTGGAAGCGACCTggctccctccccagctccagggtgggcagggggaagCACTTCAAGGCAGGGATGTAGCACCAGGACTGACGGGGGACGAGGTTTGGGTTCTATGGGAAGGGCAGAAATAACCCCAACAAGCACTTTCATTTCCTAAATGCTGATGCTCCTCTTCTGGTAACTTAGAACTGAGAAACACCCAATTTCTGCTCAGAGGACCCCAGGAAAGGGAACACACAAACACCCAGAACCAACCAAATGTATTGCCATGTGTGCAGGCAGGTGTGCTGGGCAAAGGGTTGAGCTCTCCCTGAGCACACAGCAAAGGCAAACGCTCCTTTACACAACACTCAGATCTCTGATTACAGTGTCTGGCCCAGGCTTCTGGAATTGGACACTTCCCTGTCCTGtctggataaaaaaaaaaaccaaaccaacagaaacacagcagcaaaaaacAAGCCCAGATACCAACAGGTGGGGGAGTGTGGATTTAGCTACTTTCACTCttttccagagctgctccaagcTGTGTCCCCAGTCCACACTCCACATTCCCTGTGTCAGTCCTGTGATGTGCTCAAGGATCTCAGGAGGCCTGGAAAGGGCTTGGAGGGCCAGATACAGATGGACCCAGCTCGTACCTGAGGTTTCCCAACCCTACCAGAACAGACATGAcaagcagaataaaaatagcAGCTACGTCAGGGGCACACAGGCCGGGGGGGTCTGGCCGTGCCCAGCGCTGACTCCTCACTCTGTCCATGGTGTAAGAGCTGTATTTTTATCTCAGCTGGGAGCAACCCAAATTTCAGAGGAtcctggctctgcctgctggCCCAAATGCCAGGCACAGGTCTCAGCATGCCGGGCTGGCCATGGCATGGACTGCCCTAGCCTGGGAATGGGCCTGGAGCCCGGCATCGTGTCCGGGCAGCCCACGCTGGTTTGCACAAGGCTGGGGCAGGAAGGCCACCAACATGTGACTTCCCCGAGCCTTTGAAGCAGGATGACTCCCCAGCTAATCAGCACCTGAGCCACCCattcctcctgccagccctgttTCACAACAGCAGCAATTCGGGTGTGTTCATGGAAACTAATGAAGGGATGAGCTCAAACAGGAGCGGCTTTGACCGAGCACCCAAATCCGCCCACAAATTGTTTTCCTCTTGGAGGTGCCACGTTGAGAcgcagcaggagggaggagctgCTTTGCCCCCTCCAGGGAGAGAGGTGGGatcagggctgtgcccccttgGCGTCCTCActccaggagggcacagggagcagttTGGGGTGGGTCAGAGGGACACTGGCAAGCTGCAATTCCAAAAATGGAGttctggatcaaaactagcacAAGCTGATTTAGGCAAGGTCCCTAAGCCAGGTCTGCCCACAGAGGGGGGTCCCCATGCTGGGGATCAGGGTCACAGCTCCGAGCTGAGGTCACcagcctcccagcacagccacaacAGGATCTGCCTGActcagccccagctgcctgTATCGTGACAGGCCCAGAGCATCCTCCACATGCCTGAGCTCTGCAATCCACTGAGCCCTCAcccttcctcctctgcttccaATCACTCCTGGAAGGACAGTGGGGGCAGGGAAGCTTCACCAGGAACTGTCCTGTAGCTCCTCCCTCAGATCGTTAGTCCCCTTCTTTCCAAGACCATTAAAGCTGTTCCATGGATTGGGTAAGAGATCTGGCAGGTGGGTATGTAACACCTTCATGGCCTGGCAGGACACAGATTTCCACAATCCAGCATGGAATTAATCCCCTGCTGTCCAAGCCAGAGCCCAGcatggggaaggagaagagcaggatACCCACAGCCCTGCATTAGTCACCAGACCAATTCCCAGCCTGAATTCCTGGAGTTTAGAGGGTCAGGTTTGGAGTCAGCACGTTGACTAAGCAACTTTTTGCCAAACCTCCTCCCTGATGCAGCCGGATGGACACTCAGTCACCCACACTCCAAGTGAGCCCATGGCATTCCCAGTGTGGGATCTGGGCTTCAATCCCAACCCTCACCCTCTCCTCAAGCTCCCAGGAAGAACACATAGCTTGGTTATAATgctacatttttattaaagtaaCAAAAGCATCCATCTGTCAAAGGATCTGTACACTCTGTATATAAAATACTACTGTACATTAGTAACCATCCACTCCCTCCTCCAAGTCCTTACAGACTTTCTACCATTTTCACCAAATACAAAAAGCAGGTCCCGTTCAACAGTCCAGCTTGGTACAAAAACGACAGAAACCCCCTCAAATACACTGTCTCAAACCACATCACTCGGCTCTGCAGGTGAGCATCAGGCTTGAAGGCAGAAGGCAACAGAGCACACGAATTCACAGCTTTTACGTGTAACCAGCTACAAGAGAGAAAGGGATTACACCCAAATTTGGTTGGTTTTGAAGCTACAGACACCTTTAACATTGGGCTCCTCCACACCAGGGGCAACAAAAACGAGGCTGTTTCGGTTCTGGAGGTGGGGGCACATTAAGAGCATTTATAGTGTATTACTTTGGTGGGGGCTGTTCCTGGAAAACTTTtctgggaagagggagggaagagagttAAAAAGGGGATGTAAATCTTAAGACTGCTTTGATCCTGACAGATTGAACCCAAGGAAGTACCAGCCTTCAGGAGTCTCCACACCCAGCCAAGGAGCCCAGCAAAGCTCCTCCTGGGTGCAGATCTCATCATGGGTTAAGTGAGGACTCCAAAAAGCACTGAGATCCCTTTTCCTTGAAAAGGCAATTTGCTTTTTGGATGTTTCCAAGCACTCCCCTCTCGGTGAGGTCACCTATTGCACAAGTTCACCATGGGAAAAGCCCCAGTGCTTTGTTTCAGCTTCTGCTTTGCTGACGTGAGAAACTGAAGTGGCGCAGAGGGAAGTGATGCAACTCCAGAGCCACACTCTGCTCTTACTGCTCAGGGACAAACAAGCATTGACATTTAAAAAGGATTTAAGAATCAAGGCTGATTTTCCAGTTCTGGAATTGATGAAGCTTACAAAAATCTGAACTTTTCCATGTGAGtaggcacagctggggagctgtgctgaaCTACTTATTAAAGACCAAGCTAAGAACTGTGGCAGATGGGagcctccttcctctcccagaGAGCCCAAGATTTGGAAATATATTGCACAAATGTCTGAGAACTTGAGTCAtcacaggctgggcaggaacAACTCTGGTTTTGCCAGTTAGCTGCCAGGTCAGGAAAGAGGAAGGTTAAAAGTGTGCTGAGAGACAAATCTGGGAAGTTTTGCTACAACCAACCACATCAATGCCCTCTGCTCCAATCCCTTCCCCTGGGATCACTGGAGAAGCACCAGAGGGTTGGTAAAAAGGCCAAGGACACCCAATATCCCAGTAAAGGCTCCTTCCCATCAGGCAGGTGAAGTTTAGGGCAACCCTGTAGCTCCCATCCCCTTTGTAGTTTAAAGGCCAAATCCTGCACAGTCTCCCTGAATAAAGGTTCCCCTGGGACAGCAAAAGGAGCTTTGCAGGAACAGGCAAAGCACAGGACCAGGCATTAATTGTGCAAAAGTTATGTACCAAGAGATCACAACCAAACAATGCCACTCACCATGGGTGAGGtcccagggacaggagaggaagagacgaAGTGCTGTGACTTTAAAAGCAATGTTAGGACACCAAAGCATCTCAGCATCCCACACACAGGGGAAAGAGCCCCCCAACACTTCTAATTTTAAGAGCTAGGGCAGCAAAGGGGTTCTCACACACCAACCTCTACAGCACAGGGAGAGTTGCTTCAGCTCTTCTGGAGAAGTGACACGGCAAGTCGGGAACATCAGATTGAGCAACTTGTGTGAGCAGGAGGCCAAGCCCCTGCCCTGGAACACTGAGAGGCCACACAAGAGCAGGTCATGGGCTGATGTCTGAGCCACACAGAGCAGAAAGGCTTTGTAATTCACAGCTGTTCCAGGCTGGTTTCAGGGTCTGGGTGACAGCCAGGGACTAGGGAGCACCAGGGTAAACAGTCCTCCAGTGCCACCACAGCAGCTGCACGAGTCATCCTGGGGACATCTCTGCACCCCCAGTGCACCTCTGCCTTGCTCCACTTCCAGTGTGGCCCCTCCCAGTCCAGCAGTGGACAGGAAAGGTGGAGGGGCTGGAGACAGGGCAAGCTCCCCTCACTGTGCTGGgagtggggcagagcagagctgcaacACTCACAGAGTAGGTCCAGGAGATGTGTGAAAGCAAAGGAGAGGGATCCCAGGGTCCCCAGCATCACCCAGCCCAAGGCAAGGCTTCCCCAACACTATATCCAGGCCCCAGGGAGATCAAACCAGCTGGGGAGCGAAGCAGTGGGGGAGAGGCAGCACCTCCTTCACCCCTTCTCAGCAGTATTGCAATACCTGGTGATACAGCAATAGTGGTGAGAACCAGGATGGGGAGAAGGTGACACATCTCCTACCACCAGCCacacctcccagcctggctcttcCCCCTCATCCTCCATTCCAAGCTGCCCAAGTGAGCAAGCCAGCCCAAAATTGCCATCCAACACTAATTAGGTAGATATCAGCTTCATAAGAAAACTCACAAGCTTgcaacagctttaaaaaaggCACCTAGAGCACCACCTCCGTTCCAAGTGGCGCCcgatattttaattttggattttcttggatttttttaaaaaatataaatagctCTTCATCTTAAAAATAGATCCTCGGGTGAGGTATACAGTAGCCTGTGTCTTGGCAGTGTAAGGACAAGAGGAGCGTTTAGCTGGAGACAGTCATGATGTAGTTTTTGGACGGGCTGGTGCGGCCCAGCATCATCTGGTTCTTGCAGGTGAGCATCCCGTAGGAGCTGGGGGGCCTGCTGGCCTCGTACAGCACACAGATGGAGCCGTCCTCGCCGATGCGATAGGACACCTCGTAGGGGTCCACCCACAGCGTGAGCTcgctgggcagcagctggtaCAGCTGGGGCAGGCTCAGTCCGATCTGGCTCGCGGCCTTGCTGATAATGGGGTCCATTTTGTGGTTGATGCGGATGCAGCGGTACCCGGAGCCTTTGAAGGGTTTCTCGGGAAACCAGTGGTGTCTGTAGTGCTCtgcaagggaagggaggagcGGTGAGAGCGTGGGGGGGGCTGTGCCGGTGCCCCCCGACGGGAGGGGGCTGTGCCGCTGCCCCCCGACGGGAGGGGGCTGTGCCGCTGCCCCCCGACGGGAGGGGGCTGTGCCGCTGCCCCCCGACGGGAGGGgtcccactgcagctgctcaggacTGTTCTCCTCAGCAGGGCTCCATTATTTGCTCACTGCTCGTTCCATGGGGCAGCTCCTCGGGTCCCACAACCCCCGGGGGGGCAGCGTGGGACCCCAGATACCGTATCACCCACCCAAAGCACCCGGAGCACCAGCCAGGTGTTCTCTCAGCCCAGCAGCGCTTTGCCACCCTTTATCTGGGCACAGCAACAAACCATCCCTCCCTCGGGGTGATAACACCAGGCTGTGCCGGGCTGGGAGGGGACCCTGAACCACCCAGTTCGTGCCGAGCCCAAAAGtggggaggggagagccagactctgctggcacagggatggggcacagacCGGCTTGGGATCGCCTCCATCGACCGCCAGCAAGGAGGGCTCCAAAGGGGGCACAAAGCCCTTGGAGACCGGGCAGGGGATCTGCTCACCCCCAGGCTGAGGCAGCTTCACCCGGGACACCCCACAGGGACACGGGTGGGTGCCCGGGGAGCAGAGATGTCTACCGGGCCCCAGAGGGGCACGGATGGGCACCCAGGCAAAGGCACAAGGAGGTATCCGGCATCAACGATGGCACAGCCGGGTGTCGGGAAGGGCATTGATGTGTGCCCGAGCCCTGGGAACACCGGCAGCGACACCGGGTCCTGGCACCAACACGGGGGGACATccaggcagggacacccagtCCTGGAAGCAACACGGGGGGACATCCAAGCAGGGACACCCGGCACTGGGAGGAACACGGTGGGGACATCCAAGCAGGGACACCCGGCACTGGGAGGAACACGGTGGGGACATCCAAGCAGGGACACCCGGCACTGGGAGGAACACGGTGGGGACATCCAGGCAGGGACACCCGGCACTGGGAGGAACACGGTGGGGACATCCAGGCAGGGACACCCGGCACTGGGAGGAACACGGTGGGGACATCCAGGCAGGGACACCCGGCACTGGGAGGAACACGGTGGGGACATCCAGGCAGGGACACCCGGCACTGGGAGGAACACGGTGGGGACATCCACGCAGGGACACCCGGCACTGGGAGGAACACGGTGGGGACATCCACGCAGGGACACCCGGCACTGGGAGGAACACGGTGGGGACATCCACGCAGGGACACCCGGCACTGGGAGGAACACGGTGGGGACATCCACGCAGGGACACCCGGCACTGGGAGGAACACGGTGGGGACATCCACGCAGGGACACCCGGCACTGGGAGGAACACGGTGGGGACATCCACGCAGGGACACCCggcactgggagcagcacgGGGGGCACCGGGGAAGAACAGCAGTGGGCGCCCAGCCCCGACGGGCAGAGGAGGAGTCCGGATTTCTGTGGCCCCGGTTTCCCGTCCCCGCACTGACCTGCGAGCGCCTCCCGTAGCGCCCCGCTGaagacctggagctgctgctcgcTGACGCAGCCCCGCGTGCGCAGCAGGCTGGACACGAAGCCCACGGCGGCGGCGATCTCGGGCACCATGTCTGCGCGGGGCCCGCGGCGGGGGCCGTGTCGGTGGCTCATCCCGGCGCTGCGGTGGGATCGGGTCGGGGTCGGGGCTGTCCCGGGTCTGTCCCGCTCGGACGCGGCGCTCGCACCTTCTGTGCCCGCTGCGGAACGCGCGCCTTATCCCGGCTCCcagggggcggggccgcgccgccgGCGCCCTCCTATTGGCTGGCGCGTATGCAAATGAGCGCATGCAAATCGAGGTGTGCCAATAGCGCTCGAGCAACGCGCGAGGGAGGCGGTGACGTCACAGCGCGGGCGGGGGGACCcgggatggggggacagggacaaggaggggacagggacagggacagggacagggacaccgaCAGGGACAccgacagggacagggacaccgacagggacagggacaccgacagggacagggatacggacagggacagggacaccgacagggacagggacaccgacagggacagggacaccgacagggacagggatagggacagggacagggacaccgaCAGGGACACCGACAGAAACACCGACAGGGACCGGACACGAACACAGACAGTGACATGGACACGGGCACGGACATGGTCACGGACacggacagtgacagtgacagtgaaatggACATGGACTCGTTCCGGGGGTCGCGGCTCCTTCGCAGCTGCGGGTGCTCAAAGTCCCCCACGCGGACGGCGGGGCAGAGCCGTCCTGAGCATGGAACCATCGAGTCATCggatgggtgggaagggaccttaaagatgatctcgttccaccccctgccatgggcagggacacctcccaccagcccaggttgctccaagccctgtccagcctggcctgggacaacttccagggatggggcagccacggcttctctgcccagcctgtgccagcccctcacaggaaagaagtttttctaatgtccaatctaaacctgctctctgtcagcTTGAATTCccccttgtgctgtc
This window contains:
- the BTG2 gene encoding protein BTG2 translates to MSHRHGPRRGPRADMVPEIAAAVGFVSSLLRTRGCVSEQQLQVFSGALREALAEHYRHHWFPEKPFKGSGYRCIRINHKMDPIISKAASQIGLSLPQLYQLLPSELTLWVDPYEVSYRIGEDGSICVLYEASRPPSSYGMLTCKNQMMLGRTSPSKNYIMTVSS